The following proteins are co-located in the Bradyrhizobium sp. AZCC 2176 genome:
- the hutU gene encoding urocanate hydratase: protein MNRRLDNDRTIRAPRGPEISAKSWLTEAPLRMLMNNLDPDVAERPSELVVYGGIGRAARDWESFDRIVASLRKLEADQTLVVQSGKPVGIFRTHSDAPRVLIANSNLVPHWATLDHFNALDKQGLMMFGQMTAGSWIYIGSQGIVQGTYETFVEVGRRHYGGSLAGKWILTAGLGGMGGAQPLAATMAGASMLAIECQPSRIEMRLRTGYLDRQASTLDEALSIMAQAAENKQPISVGLLGNAADIFPELVRRGVRPDIVTDQTSAHDPINGYLPKGWTLAEWEAKRQDNPKAVEAAAKSSMVGHVQAMLDFHAQGIPTLDYGNNIRQMAKDMGLKDAFDFPGFVPAYIRPLFCRGVGPFRWAALSGDAEDIFRTDAKVKELMPHDKHLHNWLDMAKARIKFQGLPARICWVGLGDRHRLGLAFNEMVASGELKAPIVIGRDHLDSGSVASPNRETEAMRDGSDAVSDWPLINALLNCASGATWVSLHHGGGVGIGYSQHAGMVIVADGTPDAARRIERVLWNDPATGVMRHADAGYESAIACARANGLDLPSLAL, encoded by the coding sequence ATGAACCGTCGACTGGACAACGACCGTACGATCCGGGCGCCCCGCGGGCCCGAGATTAGTGCCAAGAGCTGGCTGACGGAAGCGCCGCTCCGTATGCTCATGAACAATCTCGATCCCGACGTTGCCGAACGGCCGAGCGAACTCGTCGTCTACGGCGGCATCGGCCGTGCCGCGCGCGACTGGGAAAGTTTTGATCGGATCGTTGCCTCCTTGCGCAAGCTCGAGGCCGACCAGACGCTGGTCGTCCAGTCAGGCAAGCCGGTAGGAATCTTCCGCACCCACTCCGATGCGCCGCGCGTGCTGATCGCGAATTCGAACCTGGTGCCGCATTGGGCGACGCTCGATCACTTCAACGCCCTCGACAAGCAGGGGCTGATGATGTTCGGGCAGATGACCGCCGGATCGTGGATCTACATCGGCAGCCAGGGCATCGTGCAGGGAACATACGAAACATTTGTCGAGGTCGGGCGGCGTCACTACGGTGGCAGCCTCGCGGGCAAGTGGATCCTGACGGCAGGCCTCGGCGGCATGGGCGGCGCGCAGCCGCTTGCCGCGACGATGGCCGGGGCATCGATGCTTGCGATCGAATGCCAGCCGAGCCGCATCGAGATGCGGCTGCGCACGGGCTATCTTGACCGGCAGGCGAGCACGCTTGACGAGGCGCTATCGATCATGGCGCAGGCAGCAGAGAACAAGCAACCGATCTCGGTCGGCCTGCTTGGCAATGCCGCCGATATTTTTCCCGAGCTGGTGCGTCGTGGCGTGAGGCCGGACATCGTCACCGACCAGACCAGTGCGCACGATCCGATCAACGGCTACCTGCCAAAGGGATGGACGCTCGCTGAATGGGAAGCGAAACGCCAGGACAATCCGAAAGCGGTTGAAGCGGCCGCCAAGAGCTCCATGGTCGGCCACGTCCAGGCTATGCTGGATTTCCACGCACAAGGCATTCCTACGCTCGACTACGGCAACAATATCCGCCAGATGGCGAAGGATATGGGATTGAAGGACGCATTCGATTTTCCCGGCTTCGTTCCGGCCTACATTCGTCCGCTGTTCTGCCGCGGCGTCGGGCCATTCCGCTGGGCCGCACTATCGGGCGACGCCGAGGACATCTTCCGGACCGATGCCAAGGTGAAGGAACTGATGCCGCACGATAAGCATCTTCACAACTGGCTGGACATGGCGAAGGCGCGGATCAAGTTTCAGGGACTGCCGGCGCGGATCTGCTGGGTTGGCCTTGGCGATCGCCACCGGTTGGGCCTGGCGTTCAATGAAATGGTGGCGAGTGGCGAGCTGAAGGCGCCGATTGTCATCGGCCGCGATCATCTCGACAGCGGCTCGGTTGCGAGTCCGAACCGCGAAACCGAAGCGATGCGTGATGGCTCGGATGCGGTTTCCGACTGGCCGCTCATCAATGCGTTGCTCAACTGTGCCAGCGGGGCGACATGGGTATCGCTGCATCACGGCGGCGGCGTCGGCATCGGCTATTCGCAGCACGCCGGCATGGTGATTGTCGCCGATGGAACCCCGGACGCTGCGCGCCGCATCGAACGGGTGCTTTGGAACGATCCTGCTACGGGTGTCATGCGGCATGCCGACGCGGGCTATGAGAGTGCGATTGCATGTGCCCGAGCCAACGGGCTCGATCTGCCCAGCCTGGCGTTGTAG
- a CDS encoding cystathionine gamma-synthase family protein, protein MVKPFPSKTLIGNHVLHPETLMLNYGYDPQLSEGAVKPPVFLTSTFVFRTAEDGKDFFDYVAGRREPPEGMGAGLVYSRFNHPNSEIVEDRLAVYERAESCALFSSGMSAIATTILAFARPGDVILHSQPLYGGTETLLAKTLASFSIGAVGFADGIDQVAVELAADDAMRKGRVAMILIETPANPTNGLVDIAMVRRIADNIGKAQGHTPLIACDNTLLGPVFQRPIEHGADLSLYSLTKYVGGHSDLIAGAALGSRALMKDIKALRGAIGTQLDPHSCWMLGRSLETLSLRMDKANQNARLVADYLRDHDKVERVHYLAHHNEASDAGRLFARQCLGAGSTFSFDIVGGQAAASRFLNALQIFKLAVSLGGTESLASLPASMTHSGVPVEIRQKIGVLDSTIRLSIGIEHPSDLIADIAQALNQA, encoded by the coding sequence ATGGTGAAACCGTTTCCGTCGAAGACCCTTATCGGCAACCACGTGCTGCATCCCGAAACGCTGATGCTGAACTATGGCTACGATCCGCAACTGTCGGAAGGAGCCGTCAAACCCCCGGTCTTTCTGACCTCCACCTTCGTGTTCAGGACCGCCGAAGACGGCAAGGACTTCTTCGATTACGTTGCGGGCCGGCGCGAGCCGCCCGAGGGGATGGGTGCGGGCCTGGTCTATTCGCGGTTCAATCATCCCAACAGTGAGATCGTTGAAGACCGGCTTGCCGTCTATGAACGTGCGGAGTCCTGTGCGCTGTTCTCGTCCGGCATGTCGGCGATTGCGACCACGATCCTGGCCTTCGCGCGGCCGGGCGACGTGATCCTGCATTCTCAGCCGCTCTACGGCGGAACGGAAACGCTGCTCGCGAAGACGCTTGCCAGCTTCTCGATCGGAGCCGTGGGCTTTGCCGACGGCATCGACCAGGTTGCTGTCGAGCTGGCGGCCGACGACGCCATGCGAAAGGGGCGGGTAGCGATGATTCTCATCGAAACCCCGGCAAATCCGACCAACGGGCTCGTTGATATTGCGATGGTCCGCCGTATCGCCGACAACATCGGCAAGGCGCAGGGCCACACGCCGCTCATCGCGTGTGACAATACGCTGCTAGGGCCGGTCTTCCAGCGGCCGATCGAACATGGCGCTGATCTTTCGCTGTACTCGCTGACGAAATATGTCGGCGGCCATTCCGACCTGATCGCTGGCGCTGCGCTCGGCTCAAGAGCCCTCATGAAAGACATCAAGGCGCTGCGAGGCGCCATCGGCACCCAGCTCGACCCTCATTCCTGCTGGATGCTCGGCCGGTCGCTCGAGACGCTGAGCTTGCGCATGGACAAGGCCAACCAGAATGCGCGGCTCGTGGCGGATTATTTACGCGACCACGACAAGGTGGAGAGGGTTCACTACCTCGCTCATCACAACGAAGCCTCCGACGCCGGCCGCCTGTTCGCGCGACAATGCCTGGGCGCGGGCTCCACGTTCTCGTTCGACATTGTCGGCGGTCAGGCGGCGGCGTCCCGATTTCTGAACGCGCTGCAAATCTTCAAGCTGGCGGTGAGCCTGGGCGGCACGGAGTCGCTTGCCAGCCTGCCGGCAAGCATGACCCACTCTGGCGTTCCGGTTGAAATCCGTCAAAAAATAGGCGTCCTCGACTCCACGATCCGACTGTCGATCGGCATCGAACACCCGTCTGATCTGATCGCAGACATTGCGCAGGCATTGAATCAGGCATAG
- a CDS encoding sensor histidine kinase, translating into MMSLWKRSLAARFICFTLLSLMLSQAIVFFISWDEHGQAIRKAAKGEIFSRCASLARVLEATPPALQTDILNASNTSSARYWISTNGLKEASAWREEAWERLAQPLPRVSFPGHSVPSEVRPDFARNTASSSATSSQWVDLKPEAWPLSRPAKFLYLDDATGMGLAVQLANGAWLNTAFAKPAQDGFWTSKSTLALGLSALSLSIIAVFAARGIAQPLRRLAVAAEALGRGQEIVPLPETGPDDIRRTAEAFNRMQARLHRFVDDRTRMLAAIGHDLRTPLTSLRLRAEFVPDEDVREKMLSTITEIQTMTEATLAFAREDATAENTRTVDLSALVESLCDDLAELGHDVSFSEGQKISYSCRPDALRRACRNLVENAIRYGERARVSVERRADSIEIIVSDDGPGIPDSAQEQVFTPFFRVENSRNRETGGVGLGLSIARTIVRHHGGDIALTNKSKGLHAAISLPALEGAPPPISRPITVAGKDVINALEPAPRSISA; encoded by the coding sequence ATGATGAGCTTGTGGAAGCGCAGCCTTGCCGCCCGCTTCATCTGTTTCACGCTGCTGTCCCTCATGCTGTCACAAGCAATCGTGTTCTTCATTTCCTGGGACGAGCATGGGCAGGCGATTCGGAAGGCCGCCAAGGGCGAGATATTCAGCCGATGCGCCTCGCTCGCCCGGGTTCTGGAGGCGACGCCTCCGGCACTGCAGACCGATATCCTGAACGCCAGTAACACCAGCTCAGCGAGATATTGGATATCGACCAACGGTCTGAAGGAAGCCTCCGCGTGGCGGGAGGAGGCATGGGAGCGCTTGGCGCAGCCATTGCCGCGCGTGTCCTTTCCCGGCCACAGCGTGCCCTCCGAGGTGAGACCGGATTTCGCCCGAAACACTGCCAGCAGCAGCGCCACCTCCTCACAATGGGTCGACCTAAAGCCGGAAGCCTGGCCGCTATCCCGACCAGCGAAGTTTCTTTATCTCGATGACGCCACCGGCATGGGCTTGGCCGTTCAGTTGGCGAACGGCGCATGGCTGAACACTGCATTTGCCAAACCCGCGCAAGACGGCTTCTGGACCTCCAAATCCACCCTAGCGCTCGGCCTTTCGGCGTTGTCGTTGTCCATCATTGCCGTATTTGCCGCGCGCGGCATTGCGCAACCATTGCGCCGCCTCGCCGTAGCGGCTGAAGCTCTTGGTCGTGGTCAAGAGATCGTACCGCTGCCGGAAACCGGCCCCGACGATATCCGACGTACGGCCGAGGCATTCAATCGCATGCAAGCGCGACTACACCGTTTCGTCGACGACCGCACCAGAATGCTGGCCGCCATCGGTCATGATTTGCGCACACCTCTGACCTCGCTCCGTTTGCGTGCAGAATTCGTGCCCGACGAGGACGTCCGCGAGAAAATGCTCTCCACCATTACCGAGATCCAGACGATGACAGAGGCGACTCTCGCATTCGCCCGCGAAGATGCAACCGCAGAAAATACGCGCACCGTGGACCTCTCGGCCCTCGTGGAGAGTCTCTGCGACGATCTTGCCGAACTTGGTCATGACGTCTCTTTCTCGGAGGGACAGAAGATCAGCTACAGCTGCCGACCAGACGCACTCCGCCGCGCGTGCCGTAACCTCGTCGAGAATGCCATCCGTTATGGCGAGCGGGCACGCGTCAGCGTGGAGAGGCGCGCAGATAGTATCGAAATCATTGTCTCGGATGATGGACCCGGTATTCCCGACAGCGCCCAGGAGCAGGTTTTTACGCCATTTTTCCGGGTGGAGAATTCGCGAAACCGCGAAACAGGAGGCGTAGGTCTCGGCCTTTCCATCGCCCGGACCATTGTCCGCCACCACGGCGGAGATATAGCCTTGACCAACAAGTCGAAGGGACTACACGCGGCCATTAGCCTGCCAGCGTTGGAGGGCGCGCCGCCTCCAATCAGCCGACCGATCACGGTCGCAGGAAAGGACGTTATCAACGCTCTCGAACCGGCACCGCGCAGCATCTCCGCTTGA
- a CDS encoding response regulator, with product MDSTPHIAVVDDHRDIRDLVGKYLMQHGYRISLAENAVALRRLLERNALDLVVLDIMMPGEDGLSLCRHLRSTTDLPVILLTAMTEETDRIVGLEVGADDYVTKPFNPRELLARIKAVLRRVQSLPPQKGRLASKVVRFDRWTFDVNRRELLGDDGVAVPLSTAEFRLLCAFLDHPGLVLSRNQLLDLTVGRDADPFDRSIDNQVSRLRKKIEADPKVPALIKTHWGGGYSLVAEVEQP from the coding sequence ATGGACTCGACACCGCACATCGCCGTCGTGGACGATCACCGCGACATTCGCGACTTGGTCGGCAAATACTTGATGCAGCACGGCTACCGCATCAGCCTTGCGGAAAACGCTGTCGCACTCCGCCGTTTGCTCGAACGAAATGCTCTGGACCTCGTGGTTCTTGACATCATGATGCCAGGCGAGGACGGATTGTCCCTCTGCCGTCATCTGCGCAGCACCACGGACCTCCCCGTTATCCTGTTGACTGCCATGACGGAGGAGACCGATCGAATCGTCGGCCTGGAAGTAGGCGCCGATGACTACGTGACCAAGCCGTTCAATCCCCGCGAACTCCTGGCCCGCATCAAGGCGGTGCTTCGACGAGTCCAAAGCCTGCCGCCGCAAAAGGGCCGGCTCGCGAGCAAGGTTGTACGTTTTGATCGGTGGACCTTTGACGTCAACCGGCGCGAGTTGCTAGGAGACGACGGCGTTGCTGTGCCCCTCAGCACGGCGGAGTTCCGCCTGCTGTGCGCATTTCTCGATCATCCGGGCCTGGTACTCAGCCGCAATCAGCTCCTTGACCTGACCGTTGGCCGAGATGCCGATCCGTTCGACCGGAGCATCGACAATCAGGTCAGTCGCTTGCGAAAGAAGATCGAGGCCGACCCGAAAGTACCAGCCTTGATCAAGACTCACTGGGGCGGTGGATACAGCCTCGTCGCAGAGGTCGAGCAGCCATGA